The following are from one region of the Platichthys flesus chromosome 2, fPlaFle2.1, whole genome shotgun sequence genome:
- the LOC133969277 gene encoding rho GTPase-activating protein 40 isoform X1 gives MPWGRSGSAAAALLLLSGRAIGRAKARDPSPTEMSVEPWASPQDQAAAEHPHSTLPAQDQEQHPDKLCLDSFWSEVETIRQGSGYTDLDCSRRDSRQSEEGEQEEQWLADAGLSNLIGEDSGDVDNVMLLSTLTRTQAEAVQRRLDSYTLSLRKRNKSTPRDVRDIFNSQTLLPDSQHGEDPAQDSMASVAKTPLSALTPEHRRGVPKEEFFITDVAYCEQAVIFLKQAKLPHNNSQRRREDGTLPRVICPKCRLGVTRIQDLSHTDMKKVRQLALIDMTALCDLLELEVKRHKSGKRKIPESSLFGVQLATLLDSDQKVKPNTSTPLFLQAMLSFLEKKGVDSEGILRVPGSQSRIKLLQQNLEANFYSGQVSWDEVSPNDAAALLKKFIRELPAPLLTAEYLNTFSGVRDITELKQKLHMLNLLILLLPEPNRNTLKALLEFLSKVVSREKRNRMNLWAVATIMAPNLFLHKAIPSRLTEGAEKGHAEKAADVMRLLIRYQDLLWTIPNFLMSQVRKVNENSNRRYQFYDRRIKNLLRKIHTDSREKPDKNTSEQSRTVKIQVGDLVSGTMEFQLNINSRTSDLLAQFQRQFHRQFVHSPENGKGKMRRNGSVAYPDCAVYEVGGNIGEHCLDADTHLQDLYNHNPGGEWVIKLRPNSGRGL, from the exons ATGCCGTGGGGGAGAAGCGGCTCGGCGGCGgcggcgctgctgctgctgtcgggcAGAGCCATCGGGCGCGCCAAGGCCAG AGACCCCAGCCCCACCGAGATGAGTGTGGAGCCCTGGGCCAGCCCGCAGGACCAGGCAGCCGCTGAGCACCCACACAGCACGCTACCCGCCCAGGACCAGGAGCAGCACCCCGACAAACTCTGCCTGGACTCCTTCTGGAGCGAGGTGGAGACCATCCGACAGGGGAGTGGCTACACGGACCTGgactgcagcaggagagacTCCCGACAGTCAGAAG aaggtgagcaggaggagcagtggTTGGCTGACGCTGGTTTGTCCAACCTCATCGGCGAGGACAGCGGAGATGTGGACAATGTGATGTTGCTGTCCACTCTGACCCGCACGCAGGCCGAGGCCGTCCAGCGCCGACTGGACTCCTACACGCTCTCCCTCCGCAAGAGGAACAAATCGACGCCCCGCGACGTTCGCGACATCTTCAACTCTCAG ACTCTTCTGCCCGACTCTCAGCACGGTGAAGACCCGGCTCAAGACAGCATGGCTTCTGTTGCCAAGACACCACTTTCAG CTCTGACACCTGAGCACCGGCGAGGTGTCCCTAAAGAGGAGTTCTTCATCACCGACGTGGCTTACTGCGAACAGGCCGTCATCTTCCTCAAACAGGCCAAACTGCCGCATAACAACAGCCAACGCAGGAGGGAGGACGGGACGCTGCCT CGGGTGATCTGCCCCAAGTGCCGCCTCGGAGTGACTCGGATCCAGGACCTCTCCCACACCGACATGAAGAAGGTGCGTCAGCTGGCGCTCATCGACATGACGGCGCTGTGCGACCTCCTGGAGCTCGAGGTCAAAAGACACAAGTCGGGCAAGAGGAAAATCCCAG AGAGCTCTCTCTTCGGGGTGCAGTTGGCCACGCTGCTGGACAGCGATCAGAAAGTGAAGCCCAACACCTCGACGCCTCTCTTCCTGCAGGCG atgttGTCATTTCTGGAGAAGAAAGGAGTCGACTCGGAGGGGATCCTGCGGGTTCCAGGGTCTCAGTCCAGAATCAAG ctgctgcagcagaacttGGAGGCCAACTTCTACTCGGGTCAGGTGAGCTGGGACGAGGTGAGTCCAAACGACGCCGCCGCGCTCCTGAAGAAGTTCATCCGGGAGCTGCCCGCTCCTCTGCTCACCGCCGAGTACCTCAACACCTTCAGCGgcgtcagag ACATCACAGAGCTGAAGCAGAAACTCCACATGTTAAACTtgctcatcctgctgctgcctgagcCCAACAGGAACACACTGaag GCTCTCCTTGAGTTCCTCAGTAAGGTGGTTtccagggagaagaggaacaggATGAACCTTTGGGCCGTGGCGACCATCATGGCTCCCAACCTCTTCCTCCATAAGGCCATCCCCAGCAGACTGACGGAGGGGGCAGAGAAGGGACATGCGGAGAAAGCAGCTGATGTCATGAGGCTCCTCATCCGCTACCAGGACCTGCTCTGGACG ATCCCCAACTTCCTCATGAGCCAGGTGCGTAAGGTGAACGAGAACAGTAACCGACGTTACCAGTTTTACGACCGTCGCATCAAGAACCTGCTGAGGAAGATCCACACAGACAGCCGGGAGAAACCGGACAAAAACACCTCAGAG CAGAGCCGTACGGTGAAGATCCAGGTTGGGGATCTGGTGAGCGGCACCATGGAGTTTCAGCTCAACATCAACTCACGCACCTCCGACCTGCTCGCCCAGTTTCAGCGCCAGTTCCACCGTCAGTTCGTCCACAGCCCCGAAAATGGAAAAGGCAAAATGCGAAG AAACGGCTCGGTGGCGTATCCGGACTGCGCCGTGTACGAAGTGGGCGGGAACATCG gtgaGCACTGTCTGGACGCCGACACACACCTTCAGGATCTGTACAACCATAACCCAGGAGGGGAGTGGGTCATCAAGCTGAGACCCAACTCCGGCCGAGGGCTGTGA
- the LOC133969277 gene encoding rho GTPase-activating protein 40 isoform X2: MPWGRSGSAAAALLLLSGRAIGRAKARDPSPTEMSVEPWASPQDQAAAEHPHSTLPAQDQEQHPDKLCLDSFWSEVETIRQGSGYTDLDCSRRDSRQSEEGEQEEQWLADAGLSNLIGEDSGDVDNVMLLSTLTRTQAEAVQRRLDSYTLSLRKRNKSTPRDVRDIFNSQTLLPDSQHGEDPAQDSMASVAKTPLSALTPEHRRGVPKEEFFITDVAYCEQAVIFLKQAKLPHNNSQRRREDGTLPRVICPKCRLGVTRIQDLSHTDMKKVRQLALIDMTALCDLLELEVKRHKSGKRKIPESSLFGVQLATLLDSDQKVKPNTSTPLFLQAMLSFLEKKGVDSEGILRVPGSQSRIKLLQQNLEANFYSGQVSWDEVSPNDAAALLKKFIRELPAPLLTAEYLNTFSGVRDITELKQKLHMLNLLILLLPEPNRNTLKALLEFLSKVVSREKRNRMNLWAVATIMAPNLFLHKAIPSRLTEGAEKGHAEKAADVMRLLIRYQDLLWTIPNFLMSQVRKVNENSNRRYQFYDRRIKNLLRKIHTDSREKPDKNTSESRTVKIQVGDLVSGTMEFQLNINSRTSDLLAQFQRQFHRQFVHSPENGKGKMRRNGSVAYPDCAVYEVGGNIGEHCLDADTHLQDLYNHNPGGEWVIKLRPNSGRGL; encoded by the exons ATGCCGTGGGGGAGAAGCGGCTCGGCGGCGgcggcgctgctgctgctgtcgggcAGAGCCATCGGGCGCGCCAAGGCCAG AGACCCCAGCCCCACCGAGATGAGTGTGGAGCCCTGGGCCAGCCCGCAGGACCAGGCAGCCGCTGAGCACCCACACAGCACGCTACCCGCCCAGGACCAGGAGCAGCACCCCGACAAACTCTGCCTGGACTCCTTCTGGAGCGAGGTGGAGACCATCCGACAGGGGAGTGGCTACACGGACCTGgactgcagcaggagagacTCCCGACAGTCAGAAG aaggtgagcaggaggagcagtggTTGGCTGACGCTGGTTTGTCCAACCTCATCGGCGAGGACAGCGGAGATGTGGACAATGTGATGTTGCTGTCCACTCTGACCCGCACGCAGGCCGAGGCCGTCCAGCGCCGACTGGACTCCTACACGCTCTCCCTCCGCAAGAGGAACAAATCGACGCCCCGCGACGTTCGCGACATCTTCAACTCTCAG ACTCTTCTGCCCGACTCTCAGCACGGTGAAGACCCGGCTCAAGACAGCATGGCTTCTGTTGCCAAGACACCACTTTCAG CTCTGACACCTGAGCACCGGCGAGGTGTCCCTAAAGAGGAGTTCTTCATCACCGACGTGGCTTACTGCGAACAGGCCGTCATCTTCCTCAAACAGGCCAAACTGCCGCATAACAACAGCCAACGCAGGAGGGAGGACGGGACGCTGCCT CGGGTGATCTGCCCCAAGTGCCGCCTCGGAGTGACTCGGATCCAGGACCTCTCCCACACCGACATGAAGAAGGTGCGTCAGCTGGCGCTCATCGACATGACGGCGCTGTGCGACCTCCTGGAGCTCGAGGTCAAAAGACACAAGTCGGGCAAGAGGAAAATCCCAG AGAGCTCTCTCTTCGGGGTGCAGTTGGCCACGCTGCTGGACAGCGATCAGAAAGTGAAGCCCAACACCTCGACGCCTCTCTTCCTGCAGGCG atgttGTCATTTCTGGAGAAGAAAGGAGTCGACTCGGAGGGGATCCTGCGGGTTCCAGGGTCTCAGTCCAGAATCAAG ctgctgcagcagaacttGGAGGCCAACTTCTACTCGGGTCAGGTGAGCTGGGACGAGGTGAGTCCAAACGACGCCGCCGCGCTCCTGAAGAAGTTCATCCGGGAGCTGCCCGCTCCTCTGCTCACCGCCGAGTACCTCAACACCTTCAGCGgcgtcagag ACATCACAGAGCTGAAGCAGAAACTCCACATGTTAAACTtgctcatcctgctgctgcctgagcCCAACAGGAACACACTGaag GCTCTCCTTGAGTTCCTCAGTAAGGTGGTTtccagggagaagaggaacaggATGAACCTTTGGGCCGTGGCGACCATCATGGCTCCCAACCTCTTCCTCCATAAGGCCATCCCCAGCAGACTGACGGAGGGGGCAGAGAAGGGACATGCGGAGAAAGCAGCTGATGTCATGAGGCTCCTCATCCGCTACCAGGACCTGCTCTGGACG ATCCCCAACTTCCTCATGAGCCAGGTGCGTAAGGTGAACGAGAACAGTAACCGACGTTACCAGTTTTACGACCGTCGCATCAAGAACCTGCTGAGGAAGATCCACACAGACAGCCGGGAGAAACCGGACAAAAACACCTCAGAG AGCCGTACGGTGAAGATCCAGGTTGGGGATCTGGTGAGCGGCACCATGGAGTTTCAGCTCAACATCAACTCACGCACCTCCGACCTGCTCGCCCAGTTTCAGCGCCAGTTCCACCGTCAGTTCGTCCACAGCCCCGAAAATGGAAAAGGCAAAATGCGAAG AAACGGCTCGGTGGCGTATCCGGACTGCGCCGTGTACGAAGTGGGCGGGAACATCG gtgaGCACTGTCTGGACGCCGACACACACCTTCAGGATCTGTACAACCATAACCCAGGAGGGGAGTGGGTCATCAAGCTGAGACCCAACTCCGGCCGAGGGCTGTGA